In one Magallana gigas chromosome 7, xbMagGiga1.1, whole genome shotgun sequence genomic region, the following are encoded:
- the LOC105338798 gene encoding aconitate hydratase, mitochondrial, with translation MGLLRHTLKKGLLGHQAQVRLFHGSSAAAAKKVAMSKFDQDTFIDYDKYEYKLKTVREKLNRPLTLSEKILYGHIDDPKTQDIDRGVSYLKLRPDRVAMQDATAQMAMLQFISSGLPKVAVPSTIHCDHLIEAQIGGTEDLKRAKDLNKEVYEFLATAGAKYGVGFWKPGSGIIHQIILENYAFPGALVIGTDSHTPNGGGLGGLCIGVGGADAVDVMAGLPWELKCPKVIGVKLTGKLSGWTSPKDVILKVAGILTVKGGTGAIVEYHGPGVDSISCTGMGTICNMGAEIGATTSCFPYNGRMEDYLRATNRGELADLANNYKGFLSPDKDCFYDELIEIDLSKLEPHVNGPFTPDLAHPISKLGQTAKDSSWPLDIKVGLIGSCTNSSYEDMSRSASIARQALNKGVKSKSKFTITPGSEQIRATIERDGQAETLRQIGGVVLANACGPCIGQWDRKDVAKGEKNTIVTSYNRNFTGRNDANPATHAFVTSPELVTALSIAGTLDFNPETDSLLAADGSKFKFETPYGDELPTKGFDPGQDTYQAPPADGSGVSVNVDPNSTRLQLLTPFAKWDGKDIENMPVLIKVKGKCTTDHISMAGYWLKFRGHLDNISNNLLIGATNIENGEANNVKNQLNGQFGTVPEVARFYKANNVPWCVIGDENYGEGSSREHAALEPRHLGGRAIIVKSFARIHETNLKKQGMLPLTFANPADYDKIQPSDRISLIGLKNLEPGKPLQCKITHADGGSETIELNHSMNEGQITWFRAGSALNRMAELKASQ, from the exons ATGGGTCTGCTACGACACACGCTAAAAAAA GGCCTTTTGGGGCATCAGGCTCAGGTGAGGCTCTTCCATGGGTCAAGTGCAGCTGCTGCCAAAAag GTTGCCATGAGCAAGTTTGATCAGGATACCTTCATAGATTATGATAAATatgaatacaaattaaaaacagtAAGAGAAAA ACTGAATCGCCCACTGACTCTGTCAGAGAAAATTTTATATGGACACATTGATGACCCCAAAACACAG gACATTGATAGAGGTGTAAGCTATCTAAAGCTCAGACCTGACAGAGTTGCTATGCAGGATGCCACAGCTCAA ATGGCCATGTTACAGTTCATTTCCAGCGGATTGCCAAAAGTTGCTGTCCCGTCCACCATTCACTGTGATCATTTGATAGAAGCCCAGATTGGAGGAACAGAAGATTTGAAACGAGCTAAG GATTTAAACAAGGAAGTGTATGAGTTCTTGGCTACAGCAGGAGCCAAGTATGGAGTGGGATTCTGGAAGCCTGGCAGTGGCATCATCCATCAG ATCATTTTGGAAAACTATGCTTTCCCTGGTGCTCTTGTCATTGGAACAGACAGTCACACACCAAATGGAG GTGGTCTGGGAGGTCTGTGTATTGGAGTAGGTGGAGCCGATGCTGTGGATGTGATGGCTGGACTTCCATGGGAACTTAAATGTCCAAAG GTTATTGGAGTTAAACTGACAGGTAAACTGAGTGGATGGACCTCTCCCAAAGATGTTATCCTTAAAGTGGCAGGGATCCTTACAGTAAAGGGAGGAACCGGAGCCATTGTGGAATACCATGGCCCAGGGGTTGACTCCATTTCATGCACAG GAATGGGGACCATTTGCAACATGGGAGCTGAAATTGGAGCCACCACTTCCTGCTTCCCGTATAATGGCAGAATGGAGGACTACTTGAGGGCCACCAATAGAGGAG AGTTAGCAGACTTGGCAAACAATTACAAAGGTTTCCTGTCACCAGACAAGGATTGCTTCTATGATGAGCTGATAGAAATTGATTTGAGCAAG CTGGAGCCACATGTTAATGGACCTTTTACTCCTGACTTGGCTCATCCAATCTCAAAACTAGGACAGACAGCTAAAGATAGCAGTTGGCCTTTGGATATTAAAGTTG GTTTGATTGGCAGTTGCACCAACAGTAGTTACGAAGATATGAGTCGATCGGCCAGCATTGCTCGTCAGGCATTAAACAAAGGAGTTAAATCCAAAAGCAAATTTACCATTACACCAGGATCTGAACAAATCAGAGCAACTATTGAAAGAGATGGACAG GCTGAAACACTTAGACAGATTGGTGGAGTTGTTTTAGCTAATGCTTGTGGTCCATGCATTGGACAATGGGATAGAAAAGATGTGGCAAAAGGAGAGAAAAACACCATTGTAACCTCATATAATAGAAATTTCACAGGCAGAAATGATGCTAACCCAGCCACTCATGCATTTGTTACTTCCCCTGAATTAGTGACTGCTCTGTCTATTGCTGGAACATTGGACTTCAACCCAGAAACAGATTCCCTTCTTGCAGCCGATG GTTCCAAGTTTAAATTTGAGACCCCATATGGGGATGAGTTGCCCACCAAGGGATTTGACCCAGGTCAGGACACTTACCAGGCTCCCCCTGCTGATGGCAGTGGTGTGTCTGTCAATGTGGATCCAAACAGCACTCGGCTTCAACTGCTGACACCTTTCGCAAAATGGGACGGAAAAGATATTGAGAATATGCCAGTTCTTATCAAG GTGAAAGGAAAATGCACAACAGACCACATCAGTATGGCCGGTTACTGGCTGAAATTCAGAGGACATCTTGACAATATCTCAAACAACCTCCTGATTGG AGctacaaatattgaaaatggaGAAGCAAATAATGTGAAGAATCAACTCAATGGTCAGTTTGGAACAGTCCCAGAAGTTGCCCGGTTTTACAAA GCCAACAATGTTCCATGGTGTGTAATTGGAGATGAGAACTACGGAGAGGGAAGCAGTAGAGAGCATGCTGCTCTAGAGCCCAGACATTTAGGAGGAAGAGCCATTATTGTCAAAAGCTTTGCCAGAATTCATG AGACAAATCTGAAGAAGCAGGGTATGCTTCCTCTGACATTTGCTAATCCTGCTGATTATGACAAGATCCAGCCTTCTGATCGTATCTCTCTCATTGGACTGAAAAACTTGGAACCAGGAAAG CCTCTTCAATGCAAAATTACCCACGCCGATGGTGGCTCAGAAACAATTGAGCTTAACCACTCCATGAACGAAGGACAGATTACATGGTTCAGGGCAGGAAGTGCCCTCAACAGAATGGCAGAACTAAAAGCCAGCCAGTGA